A DNA window from Prochlorococcus marinus XMU1406 contains the following coding sequences:
- a CDS encoding DUF1651 domain-containing protein yields MEPKYSFGSSTSKPNGCLLNPEGSRIIFFEECKNTPKPNLKIHTHLFYTNHLGEPGGYKSSEKLNIDSAWEKWHELHQKGWTEVSHNYG; encoded by the coding sequence ATGGAGCCTAAGTACTCATTTGGTAGTAGCACGAGCAAACCTAACGGATGCCTACTAAATCCCGAAGGCAGCAGAATTATCTTTTTCGAAGAATGCAAAAATACTCCTAAACCTAATTTAAAAATTCATACTCATCTTTTCTACACAAATCACCTTGGAGAACCTGGAGGGTACAAATCCTCTGAAAAACTCAACATAGATTCAGCCTGGGAAAAGTGGCACGAACTTCACCAAAAAGGATGGACAGAAGTATCTCATAATTACGGATAA
- a CDS encoding heat-labile enterotoxin alpha chain, whose translation MIRLLIASILFFSPLGGFADEKQREIENEAINLVIKKYGKGLENRLKGTGVTPSYRSWYENDCFVSIAAGTYQEDTWSAMKWFSVNVCSESAEIMESE comes from the coding sequence ATGATACGTTTACTTATTGCATCAATTCTTTTTTTTTCCCCATTAGGAGGTTTTGCTGATGAAAAGCAAAGAGAAATTGAGAATGAAGCTATAAATCTTGTTATTAAAAAATATGGAAAAGGCTTAGAAAATAGATTAAAAGGAACGGGAGTAACTCCTAGTTATCGAAGTTGGTATGAAAATGATTGTTTCGTAAGTATTGCAGCAGGTACATACCAAGAAGATACTTGGTCGGCAATGAAGTGGTTTAGCGTTAATGTCTGTTCTGAATCAGCTGAAATAATGGAAAGTGAATGA
- a CDS encoding type 1 glutamine amidotransferase, translating to MKGIRRVLVLQHLEIEGPGLFEQFAKERDLKIEIIRLDNKNALPQTKKGDLILIMGGPMGVKDIGSERYPWLKLERDFIKKELENERPIIGVCLGAQLLASAAGGDVEILKYGSPPKALPEIGWSQIFINNSNKDFKALFEDPFHVLHWHGDRILLPNKALLIASSARCKEQFFRIGNFAYGLQFHIETTGGMINKWIKEDKEFVFKGLGSNGQEILKEENKKYIDKTFFKRKLLISKLFELLDN from the coding sequence ATGAAGGGAATAAGACGCGTATTAGTTTTGCAGCATTTAGAAATAGAGGGGCCAGGTCTTTTTGAACAATTTGCTAAAGAAAGAGATTTGAAAATCGAAATTATTCGTTTAGATAATAAAAATGCTCTGCCGCAAACAAAAAAAGGCGACTTGATTTTAATTATGGGTGGACCAATGGGAGTTAAAGATATTGGTAGCGAAAGATATCCCTGGCTCAAGTTAGAAAGAGATTTTATAAAAAAAGAATTAGAAAATGAAAGACCTATAATCGGTGTTTGCTTAGGGGCTCAGTTGCTTGCGAGTGCTGCTGGAGGAGATGTAGAAATTCTTAAATATGGATCACCTCCAAAAGCATTACCAGAAATTGGATGGTCTCAAATTTTTATTAATAATTCAAATAAAGACTTTAAAGCACTGTTTGAAGACCCTTTTCATGTACTGCATTGGCATGGAGATAGGATTTTATTACCTAATAAAGCATTACTCATTGCTAGTAGTGCACGTTGTAAGGAACAGTTTTTTAGGATTGGTAATTTTGCTTACGGATTACAATTCCATATCGAGACAACGGGAGGAATGATAAATAAGTGGATTAAAGAAGATAAAGAATTTGTCTTTAAAGGATTAGGCTCAAATGGTCAGGAAATTTTAAAAGAAGAGAATAAAAAATATATTGATAAAACTTTTTTTAAAAGAAAGCTTCTAATAAGTAAATTATTTGAATTATTAGATAATTAA
- a CDS encoding high light inducible protein, protein MEFAKKIMTEKAEKLNGKAAMLGMFALVGAYYFTGQILPGIF, encoded by the coding sequence ATGGAATTCGCAAAAAAAATCATGACCGAAAAAGCTGAAAAGCTTAATGGTAAAGCCGCAATGCTTGGAATGTTTGCTCTTGTAGGAGCTTATTATTTTACTGGTCAAATTCTTCCAGGAATTTTCTAG
- a CDS encoding high light inducible protein produces MANSNVTTESGGRQNMFPTETRPYIDESVSYDSYPQNAEKVNGRWAMIGLVALVGAYVSTGQIIPGIF; encoded by the coding sequence ATGGCTAATTCAAACGTTACTACTGAATCAGGCGGCAGACAGAACATGTTCCCAACTGAAACACGTCCTTACATAGATGAGTCTGTTTCATACGATAGCTACCCACAAAATGCAGAAAAAGTTAATGGTCGTTGGGCAATGATTGGCCTTGTTGCATTAGTTGGTGCCTATGTTTCAACTGGACAAATTATTCCTGGCATTTTTTAA
- a CDS encoding chlorophyll a/b-binding protein codes for MSPLSGFLAVIVFFTATLVAYLTKQFQNENLNYLSSNQMKNTNTKVKTIEKEKVVAETLNGRFAMLGLIAAVGAYLTTGQIIPGFV; via the coding sequence ATGAGTCCACTTTCAGGTTTTTTAGCCGTAATTGTATTCTTTACAGCCACTCTCGTTGCTTATCTAACCAAGCAATTTCAAAATGAAAATTTAAACTATTTATCTTCTAATCAAATGAAAAACACAAACACAAAAGTCAAAACAATCGAAAAAGAAAAAGTTGTTGCTGAAACTCTCAACGGCAGATTCGCAATGCTTGGATTAATTGCCGCTGTTGGAGCATACCTAACAACAGGTCAAATAATTCCTGGTTTCGTTTAA
- a CDS encoding cytochrome B has translation MTNILLILFLLIVFFLLLFLLFVDSKRNNKSAKKKAISPTYVPFLKEQEFNPDISTDNWDLHKLRLDKFRRSQYKGLTFFVSSENRIYYLSEEGDKVYC, from the coding sequence ATGACAAATATATTGCTAATTCTTTTTTTGCTGATTGTTTTTTTTCTACTTTTATTTCTATTATTTGTTGATTCAAAACGAAATAATAAGTCAGCCAAAAAAAAAGCAATTAGTCCAACTTATGTTCCTTTCTTAAAAGAACAAGAATTTAATCCTGATATAAGTACAGATAATTGGGATTTACACAAACTTAGATTAGATAAATTTAGAAGATCACAATATAAGGGATTAACTTTCTTTGTAAGTTCAGAAAATAGAATTTACTATCTTTCTGAAGAAGGGGATAAAGTTTATTGCTAA
- the ychF gene encoding redox-regulated ATPase YchF translates to MLKAGIIGLPNVGKSTLFNALVENAKAQAANFPFCTIEPNKGIVSVPDQRLQELGNLSSSQNIIPTKIEFVDIAGLVKGASKGEGLGNKFLSNIREVDAIVHVVRCFEDSDVIHVSGKVDPLDDIEIINLELNLADLSQLQKRRERIKKQVRTSKEAAKEDTLLEKIEEELQKGLSVRSISLSEEENLIIKQLGFLTAKPIIYATNLNENDLAEGNDFSSKVQSFASNKNTECIKISAQVESELIELEPEDKKDYLIGLGVKEGGLSSLIRSTYKLLGLKTYFTTGEKETKAWTIKDGMTAPQAAGVIHTDFEKGFIRAQTISYQNLIDSGSIANAKTKGLLRSEGKEYIVNEGDVMEFLFNV, encoded by the coding sequence ATGTTAAAAGCAGGTATTATTGGATTACCAAATGTTGGAAAATCAACTCTATTTAATGCACTTGTAGAAAATGCTAAGGCCCAAGCGGCTAATTTCCCCTTTTGTACTATAGAACCTAATAAAGGCATAGTTTCAGTCCCAGATCAAAGGTTGCAAGAGTTAGGTAATTTAAGTTCTAGCCAAAATATTATCCCAACAAAAATTGAATTTGTAGATATCGCAGGACTAGTAAAAGGAGCTAGTAAAGGCGAAGGTTTGGGAAATAAATTTTTATCAAATATTAGGGAGGTTGATGCAATAGTTCATGTTGTAAGGTGCTTTGAAGATAGTGATGTAATTCATGTTTCTGGCAAGGTAGATCCCTTAGATGACATTGAGATAATTAATCTGGAATTGAATTTAGCTGATTTATCTCAACTCCAAAAAAGAAGAGAAAGAATTAAAAAACAGGTTAGAACTAGTAAAGAGGCAGCAAAAGAAGACACCTTACTAGAAAAAATTGAAGAAGAGCTACAGAAAGGACTTTCAGTTAGATCAATATCTTTGAGTGAAGAAGAAAATTTAATAATTAAGCAACTTGGCTTCCTTACTGCAAAACCAATTATTTACGCAACAAATTTGAATGAAAATGATTTAGCTGAAGGTAATGATTTCTCATCAAAAGTTCAGAGTTTTGCAAGCAATAAAAATACAGAATGTATAAAAATATCAGCGCAAGTCGAATCTGAATTAATAGAGTTAGAACCAGAAGATAAAAAAGACTACCTTATTGGTTTAGGAGTAAAAGAAGGGGGTTTAAGTTCCTTAATTAGATCAACATATAAATTATTGGGATTAAAAACTTATTTCACCACCGGAGAAAAGGAGACAAAAGCATGGACAATAAAAGATGGGATGACTGCGCCACAGGCAGCAGGAGTAATTCATACTGATTTTGAAAAAGGATTTATAAGAGCTCAGACTATTTCGTATCAAAATTTAATTGATTCAGGTTCAATTGCCAATGCAAAAACTAAAGGTCTTTTAAGAAGTGAAGGTAAGGAATATATTGTTAACGAAGGTGATGTAATGGAATTCTTATTTAATGTTTAG